A stretch of DNA from Salvelinus sp. IW2-2015 linkage group LG20, ASM291031v2, whole genome shotgun sequence:
CAGGCAGACTCGAATGAGAAAACAGATGGCAATATAAATCAACAAAACTAACAACTAGAAACTGAACTACTGTAACAATACACAGGCTATTGCCTTTTTTTTCTGTTAAACTTACAACGCTTTGAAATGTAGTATATCAAAACGTCATGTTTAAAGTTCTCTGTAACTTAACTTCATAATCATTGAAGCCTAAGCAACAGTTCCCCCTAGTTGTGTAGGCCTGCGCACATTAAAACAACATTCAGTTCTCTTGGTTAGGTTAAAACATTCTTTACAGAGCATTTTGTGTGGGTTAAGGGAAATTAACAAAATCATGTGCTATAAATCTAGCATAATTCTTCAGATTTTTTATTgcaaatcaaataaattaaaCAGATTATTTccaatataataaatataaaatgtcTTCTTGCCATCATAGGAAAAACGCTGTATTTGCCACTAATTACTATAAATATAGTCTATTTAAGCATAAACGCTAAATACACCCCTTAATATTTACACATAAATTCGTACTGTCCATTACTGTAAGACCTTTGGACAGGCAGTGTAGATCATTTGAGTATTGACCACTTTATTTGTTCTTTGGCAGACTGCATTatctggagagagaaaaaaacagaaaacacctTTTCAGATTGAGTGTGgagaaacaacattctcacagATCAATAATAGTAGCCtattatagtatactgtagtagtcTGTTATATTTATTGTTAATTGTGACCCAAGTCAACCAGTAGGTGTCACTATTGTATTCATGTGAATGGAACTCCTCAAACGTTCATATTTTACATGAAATATGAGCCCCATAAGCTTCGTAAGTGTAACAAACTTTGTAAGTGTATTTTGTGTAGTAGACACAAAAAAAGTGAGTTAGCTTCTCTGAGCAGACTTAAAATGCATTTTCATCTAGCTTAGAAACACAATTAAATTATATTCAAGATCGGTAACGACCTGATGCAAGTGTGCCTTGGTGATTTATAATCGTCACTCTCCCTGCTAAAATGAAATTCCACAAGAAAAACAGCATTTTTTGGGGCTGTTGAAACAGAGACGCATAGCATAAAACTATGCACCAGGGGGCGCAAGGAACCCAGGTAAAATTATGAACTTGTGTCTAGTGTTTAGTGTCTACGTCTAGTAGTTTACTGTTAAGTTCAGTGTTTTAGGTTTATTGTCTAGgtctagttttttttatataggcACCATGACAATTCCATGTCTCTTAGAGGGTTTTCAAGGTATTGTCATTTAAAGTTTGGTTCCAACTTGGGAGAAAAACTGTCACAAGGCAAATAGTTAATTAATAGCTTTGGATATAAACCCTTCCTTGCAAGCAGGGTCTGACTCAGGAGTACAGGGCAGTCTGAAAGTCACACATAGAGATGACCAGTATAGAACAGTCATGATGTGTCCATTCTATATACTTcatatctatccatctatctatcagGGGCGGCAGCGTtgggcattgggccagtaactaaaaggttgctggatcgaatccccgagctgacaaggtaaaaatctgtcaatctgcccctgaacaaggcagttaacccactgttgctaggccgtcattgtaaataagaatttgttcttaactgacttgcctagtcaaataaacgttacatttcaaaatatatattagagaCTCAAAATGTCCCACGTCGGAGGGTGAGGAGTGACTTACATTGGAGGTCATAGCCAATTTGTCCGTAATGTGCTGTGAGGGTTAAACCAAAAGGTTAGGAGAAGAAGGAAAGAGGAAGTAACAGGCAGAACATTGCATGAAGCTAAGAGCAATTCAGCAGCCACGCTGACCATGCAATGTCAGCCATTCCATCATTGACTATGCAGGTGTGAGCATGGCATCAAATTCAGATGCGGGTAAGTACATGCTGGCAAAGCTGGCAATTCTCCTAAATGATATTGAACGCACGTATGAATGCAGTGTGTTTGGTACTCATGAAGAATACCTGATTCAAATGGATGAATCTATGTCTGAATGCAGTGATGTTAGTCAAATGTAAATCCTATGGTAGTATTGACGGCATGTCATACAACTGGACCCTATCGTTTAAATCAACCCGGTATTATGAGTAGTAATATTCGATCATTTTAAAATTTAACAACACTGGGAGACAATTATCCATATATTGTTTACTGTGGCTTTATTCTACAGAGAATTTAGTATAGAAATGACGAAAATGGGTAACTGGAAAGGTAAGAATCAGGGTTGTGGTCAGTTCcgtttaaattccagtcaattcagaaagtaaaccaaattccactTCAAAGCATTGAAGATAATTGGAATTAGAATTTTGGTGTACTTCCTGAATCGACTAGAATTCAAAAcggaactgaccccaaccctgataagAACCGTGTTATAGTTTATATGCaattcatgtactgtatatgacagCAGAACAGAAGGTTATGTCATCAGGTGTGAGCTGAAATGAATGGCTAAAGTTCTATCCATAGAAAAGATCATCATACCACGCATGCAGGGTGACGTTGcgttgtgtgtgggtgcgtgtgtatGACCTCACCTGAGCCACGCTCTGCTCTGACAGTGGGTTCTCATCCGCCTGGAATAGATAAGAGTCAAAGAAAGAGGGGACGTGACGTCATAGCAATCAAGCACACACACCATTAGGGGCTGTGTGTGAACGGAGTCAAACACATAAAGCAATGCAACAACTGTGTAAGATAACAAGAATGCCCTTAAAACAGTAATTTGAAGCCTTGCATTGCGAATGTAAATGCACTCCGACACTGGTGAATATGTCAGTGACCACCACAATCCAATCAAAATGGCTGCCTCACACAAGGCATGCATTGTGCAAGGGAGTACAACAAAGGGCCCTGCTGCTCTTAGTGTACCAACACCTATGGTATTTCCGATAACCCCATACGGACGCCTTGAAACACTCTGGGCAACCTCAGGCTAACCCCTGACAAACCACAGCAAGACACAGACTTAGTGGACAGTTGTTCCAACGTTGTGAGGTGGTTATCTGGAGGTTATCAGAACCTAAAGTGATATGCTCTCTCATCACGCAGTTACCTGCACTGGATATCCCTCACCCATCCCTCACCCTCTATCCCTCACCCGCTATCCCTCACCCGTCATCTCTGGTTGTAGGGGCAGTCTGTTGCTATGCACACTGGcttctgtccgtctgtccatcAATGTTACCAACGATGTAATCAAAGAGGTCGAAGCCGTAGGCTTGCTCTGAACCATCCAGCTGACAATGTGAGGGTGGGTTCGGGGGAGAGAGGACACATCAAAGAGGAAGATGGACTTGGGTGTTGAGGGGATGGTGGGGGGGTGCTGAAGACTGGCATTTGGTGTTGTGACATCAAATAAGTTAATTCATTTTCTTCAAACATACAGGTTATCAGAGTCAACAACAATCCACTAGACAATCCCTACATCTGTCGGTCTGAAAAAAATCACAATTTCCCATAGTCATCTGTGTCTTCAAGTATTGTCCCCATATCAGAATCCATGTATTAATCCATACAGTAGACACAGTCAGTGACTGTAGCTGTCTTACCCTGTAATTGACCTTCTGGATGACCTGTTGGGGGTCGCTTTCCAAGATCACCCTGGTAACACGACGGTAAGGGCGGTCATTAAGAGAACACAAGATAGTGTACCAGTAACTCCCAACTCCATCCCTTGAATGATAcctcaaatcaaagtgtattggtcgcatacacagtatagcagatgttatagcgggtgcagtgttactagctcctaacaatgcagtaaaatgtcaaaacaGGTACACATATAATCAGATTTTTTTTGCTCcaaaacaagaaatcaagaaatgtcGGAACGAATCCAATTTTCAACCCAAATAGcaatgtaacagtaatccaaatgcgaTCTATACGTTACCCCCCGTCAATAATTTCGTCCACTACCAAGAAGACTCCGTCCATGTTGTCCAATAGACACCTTCTCTCCACATTTTTCCTGCGAGTAAGAAAACTTCAATGACTGACTTGAATTGTAGTTAGTATGTGGAGCCAATAGGGATGAAACCTGTGATTGGCTCTCATATTATTGCCTTGTGGACCAGAAATGTAGGGCCCATAACACCTTAGGCTattctgtacatttaaaaaacactgaCTTAAATTAACTTCCCGTAGCACCAGTtgtcaaggtttgaaatgatacCGAACAGTtggcattttaaaaaaaataggaGAAAACTGCATGaaaaggagtggagagaggaagcaAATAGATTAATTCACTCTCTCCCTACCTGCATTGCTACTGCATTGGTTTCTATGGTAACGGCACCAGCCCCTGTCAAGCTGTTCCCTTTCACCGAGAGGCCAAGGGTGTGTCACTGTCATCCCATCATATATATAACCCAAAATAAACGATCAACAACTTAGTGTGGCCTTCCAACTGATACGGTTCCCCATATTTTGAACGCACGAAGGAAACAATTACACCAGAGCTTGTCAAATCACAAATGAACTTCTTTCTAATTTTGTTGACCTGTCCCCATATtagcggcggcaggtagcctagtggcgagagcggtaaccgaaaggttgctggatcgaatccccgagctgacaaggtaagaatctgtcgttctgcccctgaacaaggcagttaacccactgttactaggccgtcattgtaaacaagaatttgttcttaactgacttgcctagttaaataaaggttaaatcaaaaaaCATTTACAAGAGTGATGCTCtctaataattaacaaaaaaaaatctaaatcgtTTCCTGCATCGCTGTTGACTTTGTTACAATTTTCTCCTCAATGTGTCTACAATCGTTAGCCCCTAAAGGTGACCGACATTCTCACATTTTAAAAAGGGAGGTTACTTCAACATAGACAACACTTACCTTAGGATTTGACTGAGGGACTCAAACAGACAGTTCAGCACAGCCATGAGCATGAGCTATaggaagagagagcagggcaGTGGATGAGGGGAGGATGAAAAGAGAATTGAGAAGTATAGATGGAAGCCAGGCGAAGTAAACAGAGAAAGGTTgtgggacagggagaaagagagagggagagagcgaaaagTCAGGTGTGGTTGACTCACACTGCTTGTAGAATATGAATGCCAATTTGCCATGAAGGGACTGGTCTTTCGCTAGCAACGTACATAGCAACAAGAAGTGCTGAAGAAAATCGAATTATCAGTCTTTTATTCTCATGGGCATTTGCAATATATAGGGTCTCCAATGATGACGTCATGCCGACAAATgaccagtggtgtgtattcatggatgccaaaggaagccagccccccccccccattttattttgatttttacatatacacattatatatgtacagtggggagaacaagtatttgatacactgccgattttgcaggttttcctacttacaaagcatgtagaggtctgtaatttttttatcataggtacacttcaactgtgagagacggaatctaaaacaaaaatccagaaaatcacattgtatgatttttaagtaattaatttgcattttattgcatgacataagtatttgatcacctaccaaccagtaagaattccggctctcacagacctgttagtttttctttgaagccctcctgttctccactcattacctgtattaactgcacctgtttgaactcgttacctgtataaaagacacctgtccacacactcaatcaaacacactccaacctctccacaatggccaagaccagagagctgtgtaaggacatcagggatcagttctccccactgtatatgtaattaTCCTTCAATTTGCaaaagaggctgaatgtatctcacaggagaaagcatccgagcgtgcgaaacagcgcccctctgtttctctatgtgtaggccatctatctgatactgtctggtccaaacgagtatgacattgtttctgcccgtagcattgaatgcaagggaagccaacgagcatttggcctccctcaattaaaaaagtatacaaaatctgccaatcagcgttgagctaaactgaccgagctcaactgtgaatgatcctggcgcaccaaaaaaaaagtgtcaagagaagccagtttggattttggtatcactcctatcaaatcgcaataagagcatacgtcattgacagaaacatcTCATTGTATTGTTGTCTTCTGgtggttagctggctagctcaaaTTGGCacattcctaaattagccatggatggaaatAGAGATTTGGACTTGTCGTTGTAATTCATTTTCTCTACTGGCCATGGCGATTCTTATCCAACCATTAATTAATATATTGTTGTGCccttggcctgagaggatggaagttcaatatacgctaccggtcaaaagttttagaacacctactcattcaagggtttttctttatttttttactattttctacattgtagaaaaatagtgaagacatcaaaactatgaaataacacatgtggaatcatgtagtaacccaaaaactgttcaacaaatcaaaatgttatatttgagattcttaaaatagCCCCCCtttgcaaagctgtcgtcaaggcacactcttggcattctctcaaccagcttcatgaggtattcgcCTTCCTAaaacttaatttgtggaatttatttcctttatttccttttgagccaatcagttgtgttgtgacaaggtagggggatatacagaagatggtcttttacaaaataggactaagtccatattatggcaagaacagctcaaataagcaaagagaaacaacagtccataattactttaaaacatgaaggtcagtcaataaggaacatttcaagaacttcaaaagtttcttcaagtgcagtcgcaaaaaccagcaagcgctatgatgaaactggcgctcatgaggaccgccacaggaatggaagacccagagttcactctgctgcagaggataaattcctCATCAGAGCttccaacctcagaaattgcagcccaaataaatgcttcgcagagttcaagtaacagacacgtctcaacatcaactgttcagaggagactgtgtgaatcaggccttcatggtcaaattactgcaaagaaaccactactaaaggacaccaataataagaagagacttgcttgggccaagaaacacaagcaatggacattagaacagtGGAAATGTATCCTTTGGTCTGGATTacaaattggagattttggttccaaccaccgtttctttgtgagacgcagtgtgggtgaacagatgatctctgcatgtgtatttcccaccgtaaagcatggaggaggtggtgtgatggtgtgggggtgctttgatggtgacactgtctgtgatttatttagaattcaagccaatcttaaccagcatggctaccacagcattttgcagtgatacgccatcccatctggtttgggcatagtaggactatcatttgtttttcaacaggacaatgacccaacacacctccaggctgtgtaagggcaattttaCCAAGAAGTAGAgcgatgaagtgctgcatcagttgacctggcctccacaatcccccgacctcaaccaaattgagatggcctgggatgagtcggaccgcagagtgaaggaaaagcagccaacaactgcttaacatatgtgagaactccttcaagactgtcggaaaagcattccaggtgaagctggttgagagaaagcaagagtgtgcaaagctgtcatcaaggcaaagggtggctatttgaaaatataaaatataaaatatattttgattagtttaacttctctagggtagggggcagcattcggaattttggatgaaatgcatgcccaaattaaactgcctgcttctcgggcccagaagatatgatatgcattgaactggtagatttggataggaaacactctaaagtttccaaaactgttaaaatagtgtccgtgagtataacagaactgatttggcaggcaaaaacctgagaaaaatccattcaggaagtagttatttttttggttttgtagttttctattcaatgccattacagtatccattgacttaggactcaaattgcagttcctatgccatccactagatgtcaacagtctttagaaattgtttcatgcttgtatcctgaaaaatgaggaagtaagagcagtctgaatgagtggaccctaaagtgtcacagagctttttcatgcgcgcgaccgagagagtgcctgtcttgtttaccttttaaattgacgacgttattgtctggttgaaatattatcaattatttaggctaaaaacaacctgagggtcGAATATagacatcgtttgacatgtttctatgaactttacggatacaattaggatttttttgtcttcctgttttgactgcgtttgagcctgtagattactgaagaaaacgcgcaaacaaaacggaggtttttggatataaagagactttatcgaacaaaaggaacatttattgagtaaatgaatgtctgctgagtgcaaccatatgaagatcatcaaaggtaagggattaattttctctatttctgacttgtgtaactgttctacttggctg
This window harbors:
- the copz2 gene encoding coatomer subunit zeta-2 isoform X4 → MTAQTCPRQHQRTTMEIASLEPSLYTVKAVFILDNDGNRLLSKYYDTELYPSMKEQKNFEKNVFNKTHKADTDEIAFVEGMTIVYKCSIDLFFYVVGSAQENELMLMAVLNCLFESLSQILRKNVERRCLLDNMDGVFLVVDEIIDGGVILESDPQQVIQKVNYRADENPLSEQSVAQHITDKLAMTSNIMQSAKEQIKWSILK
- the copz2 gene encoding coatomer subunit zeta-2 isoform X1; protein product: MTAQTCPRQHQRTTMEIASLEPSLYTVKAVFILDNDGNRLLSKYYDTELYPSMKEQKNFEKNVFNKTHKADTDEIAFVEGMTIVYKCSIDLFFYVVGSAQENELMLMAVLNCLFESLSQILRKNVERRCLLDNMDGVFLVVDEIIDGGDGVGSYWYTILCSLNDRPYRRVTRVILESDPQQVIQKVNYRADENPLSEQSVAQHITDKLAMTSNIMQSAKEQIKWSILK
- the copz2 gene encoding coatomer subunit zeta-2 isoform X9 — translated: MKEQKNFEKNVFNKTHKADNEIAFVEGMTIVYKCSIDLFFYVVGSAQENELMLMAVLNCLFESLSQILRKNVERRCLLDNMDGVFLVVDEIIDGGDGVGSYWYTILCSLNDRPYRRVTRVILESDPQQVIQKVNYRADENPLSEQSVAQHITDKLAMTSNIMQSAKEQIKWSILK
- the copz2 gene encoding coatomer subunit zeta-2 isoform X3 codes for the protein MTAQTCPRQHQRTTMEIASLEPSLYTVKAVFILDNDGNRLLSKYYDTELYPSMKEQKNFEKNVFNKTHKADTDEIAFVEGMTIVYKCSIDLFFYVVGSAQENELMLMAVLNCLFESLSQILRKNVERRCLLDNMDGVFLVVDEIIDGGDGVGSYWYTILCSLNDRPYRRVTRVILESDPQQVIQKVNYRADENPLSEQSVAQIMQSAKEQIKWSILK
- the copz2 gene encoding coatomer subunit zeta-2 isoform X5 produces the protein MTAQTCPRQHQRTTMEIASLEPSLYTVKAVFILDNDGNRLLSKYYDTELYPSMKEQKNFEKNVFNKTHKADNEIAFVEGMTIVYKCSIDLFFYVVGSAQENELMLMAVLNCLFESLSQILRKNVERRCLLDNMDGVFLVVDEIIDGGVILESDPQQVIQKVNYRADENPLSEQSVAQHITDKLAMTSNIMQSAKEQIKWSILK
- the copz2 gene encoding coatomer subunit zeta-2 isoform X8 → MKEQKNFEKNVFNKTHKADTDEIAFVEGMTIVYKCSIDLFFYVVGSAQENELMLMAVLNCLFESLSQILRKNVERRCLLDNMDGVFLVVDEIIDGGDGVGSYWYTILCSLNDRPYRRVTRVILESDPQQVIQKVNYRADENPLSEQSVAQHITDKLAMTSNIMQSAKEQIKWSILK
- the copz2 gene encoding coatomer subunit zeta-2 isoform X2 produces the protein MTAQTCPRQHQRTTMEIASLEPSLYTVKAVFILDNDGNRLLSKYYDTELYPSMKEQKNFEKNVFNKTHKADNEIAFVEGMTIVYKCSIDLFFYVVGSAQENELMLMAVLNCLFESLSQILRKNVERRCLLDNMDGVFLVVDEIIDGGDGVGSYWYTILCSLNDRPYRRVTRVILESDPQQVIQKVNYRADENPLSEQSVAQHITDKLAMTSNIMQSAKEQIKWSILK